The proteins below come from a single Carnobacterium divergens DSM 20623 genomic window:
- a CDS encoding DUF441 domain-containing protein gives MLESWLFLGIILIIALIAKNQSLIIATAFILLIKLIPQTDKLLEMVQLKGINWGVTIITASILVPIATGQIGFKDLLEAFKSPVGWVAILCGIGVSLLSSKGVGLLSASPEVTIALVFGTIMGVVLLKGVAAGPVIAAGLTYCILQILPFTK, from the coding sequence TTGTTAGAAAGTTGGCTATTTTTAGGTATTATTTTAATCATTGCATTAATTGCAAAAAATCAATCGTTGATTATTGCTACAGCATTTATTTTACTAATTAAATTAATTCCTCAAACAGATAAATTATTAGAAATGGTTCAATTGAAAGGGATAAATTGGGGAGTTACGATTATTACCGCTTCTATACTAGTCCCAATTGCAACAGGTCAAATAGGATTTAAAGATTTACTTGAAGCGTTTAAATCCCCCGTGGGTTGGGTAGCAATCCTTTGTGGAATCGGAGTATCATTACTATCAAGCAAAGGAGTGGGCTTACTGTCTGCTAGTCCAGAAGTAACAATTGCCTTGGTGTTTGGAACCATCATGGGAGTTGTTTTGTTAAAAGGTGTTGCAGCAGGACCTGTTATTGCGGCAGGTTTGACCTATTGTATTTTACAAATTTTGCCTTTTACGAAGTAA
- a CDS encoding CvfB family protein: MNQSLGTVVTGIVTDENDKSYFIQKDGVTYKLAKTEETNYELGDPVEGFVYISMNKDFVMTQTIPNVQAGKFAWGIVIDTRKDLGVFVDIGLPDKEMVVSLDELPTEKHLWPKKGDQLLIGIHVDAKDRMWGTLAPEEFYYSIAKKATDEEALKNKNIKGTAFRLKVVGTYLIMEEDYLGFVHPSERKDEPRLGEVVEGRVIGVREDGILNISLMPRAHEAIEDDAGMLLAILERTRTGSFPYTDKSDPEEIKERFGISKGQFKRALGNLMRQRKIIQIDGETRLVESPIENESE; this comes from the coding sequence ATGAATCAATCCTTAGGTACAGTTGTTACGGGAATCGTAACAGATGAAAATGATAAATCTTATTTTATCCAAAAAGATGGTGTAACATACAAATTAGCTAAAACAGAAGAAACAAACTATGAATTAGGTGACCCAGTAGAAGGTTTTGTATACATTTCAATGAATAAAGACTTTGTTATGACACAGACGATTCCTAATGTTCAAGCTGGAAAGTTTGCTTGGGGAATTGTTATAGATACGAGAAAAGACTTAGGTGTCTTTGTAGACATCGGCTTGCCAGACAAGGAAATGGTCGTTTCTTTAGATGAACTTCCAACTGAAAAACATTTATGGCCTAAAAAAGGCGATCAGTTATTGATTGGCATTCATGTTGATGCAAAAGACCGTATGTGGGGAACTTTAGCGCCAGAAGAATTTTACTACTCAATCGCTAAAAAAGCGACAGATGAAGAAGCGTTAAAAAATAAAAATATTAAAGGTACTGCGTTCCGTTTGAAGGTAGTGGGCACTTATTTAATCATGGAAGAAGATTATTTAGGTTTTGTACACCCTAGTGAGCGAAAAGATGAGCCGCGTTTAGGTGAGGTCGTTGAAGGCCGTGTTATTGGAGTTCGTGAAGATGGGATTTTAAATATTTCGTTGATGCCTCGTGCTCACGAAGCAATTGAAGACGATGCTGGTATGTTACTAGCGATTTTAGAACGCACCCGTACAGGAAGTTTCCCTTACACAGATAAAAGTGATCCAGAAGAAATTAAAGAACGTTTTGGAATCAGTAAAGGTCAATTTAAACGTGCGTTAGGAAATCTAATGAGACAACGCAAAATCATTCAAATAGATGGTGAAACTCGCTTAGTTGAATCGCCAATTGAGAATGAAAGTGAGTAA
- the fur gene encoding ferric iron uptake transcriptional regulator: MKTTESPLLKIKNQLHEAGFKLTPQREATVAVLLEKEKDHLSAEEVYMLVKEKSPDIGLATVYRTLEILTELNIVNKISFNDGLARYDVRKEGAKHFHHHLLCIECGNIEEVHEDLLEEIEPIVESRFHFIVKDHRLTFHGICQECQEKGKH, translated from the coding sequence TTGAAAACAACAGAATCTCCTTTACTAAAAATCAAAAATCAATTACATGAAGCAGGTTTCAAATTAACGCCACAACGGGAAGCAACTGTAGCGGTTTTACTTGAAAAAGAAAAAGACCATTTAAGCGCTGAAGAAGTTTACATGCTTGTTAAAGAAAAAAGTCCAGACATTGGTTTAGCGACAGTTTACCGGACACTAGAAATTTTAACAGAATTAAATATTGTCAATAAAATCAGTTTTAACGATGGTCTAGCTCGTTACGACGTTCGTAAAGAAGGCGCAAAACATTTCCACCATCATTTATTATGCATTGAGTGTGGAAATATTGAAGAAGTTCATGAAGATTTACTTGAAGAAATTGAACCAATTGTTGAAAGTCGTTTCCATTTTATCGTAAAAGATCATCGTTTAACTTTTCATGGGATTTGTCAAGAATGTCAAGAAAAAGGGAAACACTGA
- the xerD gene encoding site-specific tyrosine recombinase XerD: MENDLTEYLHYLTIERGLSKNTIESYRRDLISYIEFLTMNQVKNWSEVDRYLVLTFLQQLKDEEKAAGTVIRMVSSLRRFHQFLKQERLCDTDPMLHIDTPKKAQTLPKTLSMKEVECLIETPDTNTTLGLRDRAMLEVMYATGLRVSELTELKLSDLHLSLGLIQTIGKGDKERIIPLGDLAIEWIEKYMKYSRVKLEKPGKRELNLFLNHHGKGLTRQGVWKNLKAIVKKAGIEKEVTPHTLRHSFATHLLENGADLRVVQELLGHADISTTQIYTHITKQRMTSVYKTYHPRA; encoded by the coding sequence GTGGAGAACGATTTAACAGAGTATCTGCATTATTTAACGATTGAAAGAGGTCTTTCCAAAAATACAATAGAAAGTTATCGTCGTGATTTAATAAGCTATATTGAATTTTTGACTATGAATCAAGTCAAAAATTGGTCGGAAGTTGATCGTTATTTAGTTCTTACTTTTTTACAGCAATTAAAAGACGAAGAAAAAGCAGCTGGTACTGTGATTCGAATGGTATCTAGTTTAAGAAGATTCCATCAATTTTTAAAACAAGAGAGACTATGTGATACAGACCCCATGTTGCACATCGATACGCCTAAAAAAGCTCAAACCTTGCCTAAAACACTGTCGATGAAAGAAGTCGAATGCTTGATTGAAACACCGGACACGAATACTACTTTAGGGTTAAGAGATCGAGCGATGTTAGAGGTGATGTATGCAACTGGATTACGGGTCAGCGAATTGACAGAGCTAAAACTAAGTGATTTACATTTATCGCTAGGGTTAATTCAGACAATTGGAAAAGGGGACAAGGAACGGATTATTCCACTTGGTGATTTGGCGATTGAATGGATTGAAAAATACATGAAATATAGCCGAGTTAAGCTTGAAAAACCTGGAAAACGTGAACTAAATCTATTTTTAAATCATCATGGCAAAGGTTTAACGAGACAAGGCGTTTGGAAAAATTTAAAAGCGATTGTGAAAAAAGCAGGAATTGAAAAAGAGGTAACTCCTCATACTTTACGACATTCATTTGCAACCCACTTGCTAGAAAACGGAGCTGACTTACGAGTTGTTCAAGAGTTATTAGGACATGCAGATATTTCAACTACTCAAATCTATACGCATATCACCAAACAAAGGATGACGTCTGTATACAAAACCTATCATCCGAGGGCATAA
- the lysA gene encoding diaminopimelate decarboxylase gives MNLTKLPGTMTINTEDHLTIGGIDTVLLADKYQTPLFVYDIALIRERCREFKETFERKQINAQVAYASKAFSCLAIYQLMAQEGMSLDVVSGGELYTAIQAGFPSEKIHFHGNNKTMTEINAALDYQIGCFVVDNFNELNLLNQLASKKEVIVKILLRVTPGVEAHTHNYISTGQEDSKFGFDLMNGQAEQAAIQAIEMSNVDLIGLHSHIGSQIFESDGFLMAIDKLLSKTIDWQNTFGFKLSVLNLGGGFGIRYTEEDQPLAIPELMESIIDEVILKTTELGVEMPEIWLEPGRSLVGDAGTTLYETGSQKEVPNVRNYLAVDGGMSDNIRPALYDAKYTGVLANRVTEQPTETYSIAGKCCESGDMLIWDLPLPKVQEANILAVFSTGAYGYSMASNYNRIPRPAVVFVENSTDFLAIRRETYVDVMQLDIPFPTE, from the coding sequence ATGAATTTAACTAAACTACCAGGTACAATGACAATCAATACTGAAGATCATCTAACGATTGGAGGAATTGACACAGTTTTACTTGCTGATAAGTACCAGACGCCATTATTTGTTTACGATATCGCTTTAATTCGAGAACGTTGTCGAGAGTTTAAAGAAACTTTCGAACGTAAACAAATCAATGCACAAGTAGCTTATGCTAGCAAAGCCTTTTCATGTTTAGCGATTTATCAATTGATGGCTCAAGAAGGAATGTCTCTTGACGTAGTTTCAGGTGGAGAATTGTATACGGCCATTCAAGCAGGTTTTCCAAGCGAGAAAATCCATTTTCATGGAAATAATAAAACAATGACAGAAATCAACGCCGCCTTAGATTATCAAATTGGCTGCTTTGTTGTAGATAATTTCAATGAATTAAACTTGTTGAATCAGTTAGCAAGTAAAAAAGAAGTCATTGTCAAAATTTTACTTCGTGTAACGCCTGGCGTAGAGGCACATACACATAATTATATTTCAACTGGACAAGAAGATTCAAAATTTGGGTTTGATTTAATGAATGGTCAAGCTGAACAAGCAGCGATTCAGGCAATAGAAATGTCAAATGTTGACTTAATTGGTCTTCATAGCCATATTGGGTCACAAATTTTTGAATCGGATGGTTTTTTAATGGCAATTGATAAGTTACTGTCAAAAACAATTGACTGGCAAAATACTTTTGGCTTTAAACTAAGTGTGTTAAATTTAGGTGGTGGATTTGGCATTCGTTACACGGAAGAGGATCAACCGTTAGCTATTCCTGAACTGATGGAGTCGATTATCGACGAAGTTATTTTGAAAACAACAGAATTGGGCGTTGAAATGCCTGAAATCTGGCTAGAACCAGGCCGAAGCTTGGTTGGTGATGCTGGAACTACTTTATATGAAACGGGCTCACAAAAAGAAGTTCCAAATGTGCGGAACTATTTGGCCGTTGATGGAGGAATGTCTGATAACATTCGACCAGCACTTTATGATGCAAAATATACAGGTGTTTTAGCAAATCGCGTGACCGAACAGCCAACAGAAACCTATTCAATTGCAGGGAAATGTTGTGAGTCAGGAGATATGTTGATTTGGGACTTGCCACTGCCTAAAGTTCAAGAAGCTAATATTTTAGCGGTCTTTAGTACAGGCGCATACGGCTATTCAATGGCGAGTAACTACAATCGTATTCCTCGTCCAGCAGTTGTTTTCGTTGAAAATAGTACCGACTTTTTAGCAATTCGACGTGAAACCTATGTAGATGTGATGCAACTTGATATTCCTTTTCCAACAGAATAG
- a CDS encoding GNAT family N-acetyltransferase — protein sequence MLINYKNDYEKIMMGLLSFIPDLKDVSRLKSEIEWYEADENRQLYLWRSEESTDIIAVVGVEISEEMVLLRHISINPSYRKEGISYQIINELEKKAPDKKIIGTLETAPIVAKWEQQRSE from the coding sequence ATGCTAATTAATTATAAAAATGATTACGAGAAAATCATGATGGGGCTACTATCCTTTATTCCTGATTTAAAAGACGTGAGTCGCTTGAAATCGGAAATCGAATGGTATGAAGCTGATGAAAATCGGCAACTATATTTATGGCGCAGTGAAGAAAGTACAGACATTATTGCAGTTGTAGGTGTAGAAATAAGTGAGGAAATGGTCTTACTTCGTCATATTTCAATTAATCCTTCTTATCGTAAAGAAGGGATTAGCTATCAAATTATTAATGAACTTGAAAAAAAAGCACCAGATAAAAAAATAATTGGTACGTTAGAAACAGCTCCAATTGTAGCAAAATGGGAGCAACAAAGAAGTGAATAG
- a CDS encoding segregation/condensation protein A — MAEINVKIDVFEGPLDLLLHLIQQLELDIYDIPMAEVTAQYLAYLHTMKELELDIAGDYLVMAATLMAIKSKMLLPKQELILDDEDESFYEDGEDPRDALVEQLLEYRKYKYAATVLKDKEEERSQYYTKTPTNLQHLQTEVPLKSEQITTIDLFMAFHEMLTKKNRKIPMQTKIKAEEITIDDKMKLILNKLNSHQSRNGLLFEEFFDATTKSELVTTFMALLELIKEGTIRINQEEICGDILVFENQESVNQGEGKNE, encoded by the coding sequence ATGGCTGAAATTAATGTGAAAATTGATGTGTTTGAAGGGCCGCTTGATTTGTTGCTTCATTTAATTCAACAATTAGAGTTGGATATTTACGATATTCCAATGGCTGAAGTCACAGCACAATACCTAGCTTATCTTCATACAATGAAAGAACTAGAGCTGGATATTGCAGGAGATTATCTAGTCATGGCAGCTACTTTAATGGCCATTAAAAGCAAGATGTTGCTGCCTAAACAAGAACTTATTTTAGATGACGAAGATGAGTCGTTTTATGAAGATGGAGAAGATCCGCGGGATGCTCTTGTTGAACAACTATTAGAATATCGTAAATATAAATATGCAGCGACAGTATTAAAAGATAAAGAAGAAGAACGAAGCCAGTATTATACGAAAACACCAACAAATTTACAGCATTTACAAACAGAAGTTCCTTTAAAATCAGAACAAATTACAACAATTGATTTGTTTATGGCTTTTCATGAAATGCTAACAAAAAAGAATCGTAAAATTCCAATGCAAACAAAAATCAAAGCAGAAGAAATTACGATTGACGATAAAATGAAACTGATATTAAATAAATTAAACAGTCATCAAAGTCGTAATGGTTTGTTATTTGAAGAATTTTTTGACGCTACAACTAAATCAGAACTAGTCACAACTTTTATGGCGTTACTAGAATTGATCAAAGAAGGAACCATTAGAATCAATCAAGAAGAAATTTGTGGAGATATTTTAGTGTTTGAAAATCAAGAGTCCGTCAATCAAGGAGAAGGTAAGAATGAATGA
- the scpB gene encoding SMC-Scp complex subunit ScpB, with the protein MNEIAAIEALLFVSGDEGLSLEEMASLLDTSTQFTYQLLMQLQQRYIESKTNGLMLLEVGNHYQLATKKEYADLIKKYAVSPLSTNLSQAALETLAIIAYKQPLTRMEIDEIRGVQTSGALQKLLLRGLIEDKGRVNGPGRAILYGTSAYFMDYFGLKDIKELPTIDELEQSPDESESDLFFEKFNQQFQLNEE; encoded by the coding sequence ATGAATGAAATAGCAGCGATTGAAGCATTGCTTTTTGTATCAGGTGATGAGGGCTTATCATTAGAAGAGATGGCGTCATTACTAGATACATCTACACAATTTACGTATCAATTATTAATGCAGTTGCAACAACGGTACATTGAATCTAAAACAAATGGACTAATGCTACTTGAAGTAGGCAATCATTATCAATTGGCTACTAAAAAAGAATACGCTGATTTAATTAAAAAATATGCAGTCTCGCCGTTATCCACGAATTTATCACAGGCCGCATTAGAAACGCTTGCGATTATTGCCTACAAACAACCGTTAACCCGGATGGAAATTGATGAAATTAGAGGCGTGCAAACAAGTGGTGCTTTGCAAAAACTTCTTTTAAGAGGATTAATTGAAGATAAAGGGCGAGTTAATGGGCCAGGTAGAGCTATTTTATATGGAACATCCGCTTATTTTATGGATTATTTTGGCTTAAAAGATATAAAAGAATTACCAACAATTGATGAATTAGAACAAAGTCCTGATGAAAGCGAATCAGATTTATTCTTTGAAAAATTTAATCAACAATTTCAACTAAATGAAGAATAA
- a CDS encoding pseudouridine synthase: MERLQKVMAHAGVASRRKAEELIAKGHVKVNGKVVTDMGVQVGNSDNIEVDGVPIDREEPVYFLLYKPRNVISAVSDDKDRPVVTDFFGSVKQRIYPVGRLDYDTTGLLLMTNDGELSQMLMHPKYHVAKTYVAKVKGVIYPTDTRKLDKGIVIDGKKTSPAQTRIISVDKVKQTSIVEITIFEGRNHQVKNMFMAINHPVQKLKRETYGGLTLEGLKPGEWRELKGFEVNQLRVLAKESQQNKK, from the coding sequence ATGGAACGTTTACAAAAAGTAATGGCACACGCAGGTGTAGCTTCTCGAAGAAAAGCAGAAGAATTAATTGCAAAAGGTCACGTAAAAGTGAATGGAAAAGTTGTAACAGATATGGGGGTTCAAGTTGGAAACTCAGATAATATTGAAGTAGATGGTGTTCCAATCGACCGTGAAGAACCAGTTTACTTTTTATTGTACAAACCAAGAAATGTGATTTCTGCCGTGAGCGATGATAAAGATCGACCTGTTGTAACGGACTTTTTTGGTTCCGTAAAACAACGTATTTATCCAGTTGGACGTTTAGATTATGATACGACAGGATTATTGCTTATGACAAATGACGGAGAACTTTCTCAAATGTTGATGCATCCTAAATACCATGTTGCAAAAACCTATGTCGCTAAAGTAAAAGGTGTTATTTATCCAACTGACACGAGAAAGTTAGACAAAGGAATTGTCATTGATGGCAAAAAAACGTCTCCTGCACAAACAAGAATTATTTCAGTCGATAAAGTAAAGCAGACTTCAATTGTTGAAATTACTATTTTTGAGGGACGTAATCATCAAGTGAAAAATATGTTTATGGCAATCAATCATCCTGTTCAAAAATTAAAACGTGAAACGTATGGTGGTTTAACTTTAGAAGGTTTAAAACCAGGAGAATGGCGTGAATTAAAAGGTTTTGAAGTGAATCAACTTCGTGTTCTTGCTAAAGAAAGTCAACAAAATAAAAAATAA
- a CDS encoding response regulator transcription factor produces MNNDAMNILVVDDEDRIRRLLKMYLQRENFIITETDNGEDALFLALENDYDLILLDLMLPKMDGIEVAKQLREKKETPIMMLTAKGEETNRVQGFEVGADDYIVKPFSPREVVLRVAAILKRTQLAKPKKQENPDLIIFPHLEIDNQAHRVLSDGKPVNLTPKEYDLLLYLAQAPDQIFGREQLLREVWKYEFFGDLRTVDTHVKRLREKLAQQSEVASKMIVTVWGLGYKFNSHYENKE; encoded by the coding sequence ATGAATAATGATGCAATGAATATACTGGTTGTTGATGATGAAGATCGAATTCGTCGTTTATTAAAAATGTATTTACAGCGAGAAAACTTTATCATTACTGAAACAGACAATGGAGAAGATGCTCTTTTTCTAGCTCTTGAAAATGATTATGACTTAATTTTACTTGATTTGATGCTTCCTAAAATGGACGGTATTGAGGTTGCTAAACAACTACGTGAAAAAAAAGAAACGCCAATTATGATGTTGACAGCAAAAGGTGAAGAAACGAATCGGGTTCAAGGCTTTGAAGTTGGTGCAGATGATTATATTGTAAAGCCGTTTAGTCCAAGAGAAGTTGTCTTACGAGTAGCCGCAATTTTGAAACGAACACAATTAGCAAAACCTAAAAAACAAGAAAATCCAGATTTAATTATTTTTCCTCATCTAGAAATTGACAATCAGGCTCATCGCGTTTTATCTGATGGAAAACCTGTCAATTTAACACCGAAAGAATACGACTTACTTCTTTATTTAGCACAAGCTCCTGATCAGATTTTTGGCAGAGAACAATTGCTTAGAGAAGTTTGGAAATATGAGTTTTTTGGTGATTTAAGAACAGTGGATACTCATGTAAAACGTTTGCGTGAAAAACTAGCACAACAATCAGAAGTAGCCTCTAAAATGATTGTGACTGTCTGGGGCTTAGGTTATAAGTTTAATTCTCACTACGAGAATAAGGAGTAG
- a CDS encoding HAMP domain-containing sensor histidine kinase, which yields MTKLNSIVFRTWLVTMAIVAFCLISSTVIYSYIYQKHVQEIYLSDFKDAIKSIEKRVIDDPLFVLENTDKFTSYDSHLFFYLEYDDQKAVFYNDFYNELPKNYLTQLLNRKDVKEIIHSGKDSVLLEEESDKESKNGSFILKINFFEHDGKRGVLYSYGDLSFLTKIDKKMTEWTAFIFVMLLMLSVLFYQFLKYRIGTPLAKMRDIAFEYAKNDFSHQVPVNSKDELSQLALAMNKMGKSLEAIGMSTKQEKELLAHIVSSMTTGILYYNRDKTLLTSNPTGDEFLNRWRLNGQYHESEILPYVLDGKIDEVIEKRNGLSFELEIDDAYFTLNLVPLFSEAPCIVRGVLITIQNMTKERRLDTMRVDFINNVSHELRTPLVMIRGYSEAILDDVAETNEEKHEMAKIIWEESERMSRMVNEMLDLSRMEAGYIELTKTEVDLYEFFKDLLTRFSQLAESNHVRLELDIQDGMTSYWMDEDKMNQVLFNLINNAIRHTSLAEPIDGIRYVKLLIHLDEVMDELLIEIIDNGTGIPKQDLPFIFERFYKADKARVMNKQNQTGTGIGLSIVKNIVEEHDGYMEVQSEVNTKTRFIIHLPYLDEQDKHE from the coding sequence ATGACTAAACTAAACAGCATTGTGTTTCGAACGTGGCTAGTGACGATGGCAATTGTTGCATTCTGTTTGATTTCTAGTACAGTAATTTATTCATACATTTATCAAAAACACGTTCAAGAAATCTATTTAAGTGATTTTAAAGACGCCATTAAAAGTATTGAAAAGCGGGTAATCGATGATCCGCTTTTTGTTTTAGAAAATACAGATAAATTTACTTCTTATGATTCACATTTGTTTTTTTATCTTGAATATGATGATCAAAAAGCAGTTTTTTATAATGATTTCTATAACGAACTACCTAAAAATTATTTGACGCAATTATTGAATCGTAAAGATGTAAAAGAAATTATTCATTCTGGTAAAGACAGTGTGTTGTTAGAAGAGGAAAGCGATAAAGAAAGTAAAAATGGTTCTTTTATTCTAAAAATAAATTTCTTTGAACACGATGGTAAGCGTGGCGTTCTCTATTCGTACGGTGATTTATCTTTCTTAACAAAGATTGATAAAAAAATGACGGAGTGGACGGCTTTTATTTTTGTGATGCTCCTCATGTTATCTGTGCTGTTTTATCAATTCCTTAAATATAGAATTGGTACTCCGTTAGCAAAAATGCGTGATATTGCTTTTGAATACGCCAAAAATGACTTTTCACATCAAGTGCCTGTTAACTCCAAAGATGAGTTGTCACAGTTAGCACTAGCGATGAATAAAATGGGGAAATCATTGGAAGCCATTGGAATGTCTACCAAACAAGAAAAAGAATTATTAGCTCATATTGTGTCTTCCATGACAACGGGTATTTTGTATTACAATCGAGATAAAACACTTTTAACTTCCAATCCAACAGGAGATGAATTTTTAAATCGTTGGCGCTTAAATGGTCAATATCATGAAAGTGAAATTCTTCCGTATGTCTTAGATGGGAAAATAGACGAAGTAATCGAAAAAAGAAATGGATTGAGTTTCGAATTAGAGATTGATGATGCTTATTTTACTTTAAACTTAGTACCCCTTTTCAGTGAAGCGCCTTGTATTGTTCGTGGTGTGTTGATTACGATTCAAAACATGACAAAAGAACGTCGATTAGACACGATGAGAGTGGATTTTATTAACAATGTGTCTCATGAATTAAGAACACCCTTAGTGATGATAAGAGGTTATAGCGAAGCAATACTAGATGATGTTGCTGAAACAAATGAAGAAAAACATGAAATGGCAAAAATTATCTGGGAAGAATCAGAACGAATGAGCCGGATGGTTAACGAGATGTTAGATCTGTCAAGAATGGAAGCAGGCTATATTGAGTTAACAAAAACAGAGGTCGATTTATACGAATTTTTTAAAGACCTCTTGACGAGATTTAGCCAATTAGCGGAATCTAATCATGTCCGTCTTGAATTAGATATCCAAGATGGCATGACGAGTTATTGGATGGATGAAGATAAAATGAATCAAGTTTTATTTAATTTAATCAATAATGCCATTCGCCACACAAGTTTAGCTGAACCAATTGATGGAATACGTTATGTTAAATTATTGATTCATTTAGATGAAGTTATGGACGAATTGTTAATTGAAATTATCGATAATGGAACTGGAATTCCAAAACAAGATTTGCCCTTTATCTTTGAACGTTTTTACAAAGCTGATAAGGCCCGAGTGATGAATAAACAAAATCAAACGGGAACTGGAATTGGCTTATCAATCGTTAAAAATATCGTTGAAGAACATGATGGCTATATGGAAGTTCAAAGTGAAGTTAATACTAAGACACGTTTTATCATTCACTTGCCTTACTTGGATGAACAAGACAAACACGAATAA
- a CDS encoding ECF transporter S component, translating to MKTSNTKRLVGIAMLGAIAFVLMFFAFPILPSASFMKVDFSDVPVLMGMFLYGPIGGVLVALIRTVLHYIQTGGDMGYPIGDIASFIASLAYAMPIYFIVTKQQRYDMKTLVMANIVGTVSLTTVLSIANWFVITPLYITIMGFNLGPVKEIVLYGVVPFNILKGLVVGIVFIGLFAKLKPFILRNQLRNY from the coding sequence ATGAAAACCAGTAATACCAAAAGGTTAGTCGGGATCGCAATGCTAGGGGCAATTGCCTTTGTGCTGATGTTTTTTGCTTTTCCAATCTTACCAAGTGCCAGTTTTATGAAAGTCGATTTTAGTGACGTGCCAGTCTTAATGGGGATGTTTTTATACGGACCTATTGGAGGTGTACTAGTGGCGCTAATTAGAACCGTCCTTCACTATATTCAAACAGGTGGAGATATGGGGTATCCAATTGGCGATATTGCGAGTTTTATTGCGAGTTTAGCATATGCAATGCCAATTTATTTTATTGTCACTAAGCAACAGCGTTATGATATGAAAACGCTAGTAATGGCTAATATTGTTGGAACTGTCTCTTTAACTACAGTTTTATCAATTGCAAATTGGTTTGTTATTACACCATTGTATATTACAATCATGGGCTTTAATTTAGGGCCAGTGAAAGAGATTGTTTTATATGGCGTAGTGCCTTTTAACATTTTAAAAGGACTAGTGGTGGGAATTGTCTTTATTGGACTATTTGCAAAATTAAAACCCTTTATTTTAAGAAATCAATTACGAAATTATTAA
- a CDS encoding ferredoxin, with amino-acid sequence MYYTKVDQEKCIACGLCQIKAPQVFNYNEEGIAYTISDNNKGTLPLGKEDVESFKAAYLACPTGAIVRSTTPFSID; translated from the coding sequence ATGTATTATACAAAAGTGGATCAAGAGAAATGCATTGCTTGTGGCTTGTGTCAAATCAAAGCACCACAAGTATTTAATTATAACGAAGAGGGTATTGCTTATACAATTTCAGATAATAATAAAGGAACTCTCCCTTTAGGCAAAGAGGACGTGGAATCTTTTAAAGCAGCCTACCTAGCTTGTCCAACTGGCGCAATCGTTAGAAGCACTACACCATTTTCTATAGACTAG